In Tenacibaculum pacificus, a single window of DNA contains:
- the gltX gene encoding glutamate--tRNA ligase, translating into MTDNVRVRFAPSPTGPLHIGGVRTALFNYLFAKKYNGTFVLRIEDTDQTRYVKNAEQYIVDALKWCNIPFDEGPNNNEKFGPYRQSERKELYKEYANILLEKGWAYYAFDTAEELDAHRKNHEENGKTFTYNWHNRQKLNSSLALSSEEVEAKLKAGDKYVVRFKTPQDEILILEDEIRGKIKIDTNVLDDKVLFKSDGMPTYHLANIVDDHLMEISHVIRGEEWLPSMALHILLYRAFDWKAPKFAHLPLILKPVGKGKLSKRDGDKLGFPVFPLEYTNEQTGDISRGYKEDGYFNDAFINMLALLGWNPGTEQEIFSLEELVEAFDLSRVSKSGAKFSPDKTKWFNQQYLQTKSNEELTALYIPILEEKGITADENFTQKIVSLIKERATFVADFWELSSFFFQNPSEYDEKAAKKQWKETTGELMQGLITIISNIEDFTIENAQTEIKGWITSKEIGFGKVMQPLRLSLVGKLAGPDLFDIMTMIGKENTLQRIKNAVEKLS; encoded by the coding sequence CTTTACATATTGGTGGTGTAAGAACTGCTTTATTTAACTATTTATTCGCTAAAAAATATAACGGAACTTTTGTGTTACGTATTGAAGATACTGACCAAACTCGTTATGTTAAAAATGCCGAACAATATATAGTTGATGCTTTAAAATGGTGTAATATTCCTTTTGATGAAGGACCAAATAATAATGAAAAATTTGGACCTTATCGTCAGTCAGAACGTAAAGAATTATATAAAGAATATGCCAATATTTTATTAGAAAAAGGATGGGCATATTATGCTTTTGATACTGCTGAAGAGTTAGATGCTCATCGTAAAAATCATGAAGAAAACGGAAAAACGTTTACTTATAATTGGCATAATCGTCAAAAATTAAACAGTTCATTAGCACTTTCATCAGAAGAAGTTGAAGCTAAATTAAAGGCTGGAGATAAATACGTTGTTCGTTTTAAAACGCCACAAGATGAAATCTTAATACTTGAGGATGAAATCCGTGGAAAAATTAAAATTGACACCAATGTTTTAGATGATAAGGTATTATTTAAATCGGACGGAATGCCAACTTATCATTTAGCAAATATTGTTGATGACCATTTAATGGAAATTTCGCACGTTATTCGTGGTGAAGAATGGTTACCATCAATGGCATTACATATTTTATTATATCGTGCTTTTGATTGGAAAGCGCCAAAATTTGCACATTTACCGTTAATCTTAAAACCTGTAGGAAAAGGAAAATTAAGTAAACGTGATGGTGATAAATTAGGATTTCCTGTATTTCCATTAGAGTATACCAATGAACAAACTGGTGATATTTCAAGAGGATATAAAGAAGATGGTTATTTTAACGATGCTTTTATAAATATGTTAGCTTTATTAGGATGGAATCCTGGTACGGAGCAAGAAATTTTTTCATTAGAAGAATTAGTTGAAGCTTTTGATTTAAGTAGAGTTAGTAAATCAGGAGCTAAATTTAGCCCAGACAAAACAAAGTGGTTTAATCAGCAATATTTACAGACAAAATCAAATGAAGAATTAACCGCTTTATATATTCCTATTCTTGAAGAAAAAGGAATTACTGCAGATGAAAATTTCACTCAAAAAATAGTGTCATTAATAAAAGAACGTGCTACGTTTGTTGCTGATTTTTGGGAATTATCAAGTTTTTTCTTTCAAAACCCATCAGAATATGATGAAAAAGCAGCTAAAAAACAATGGAAAGAAACTACTGGCGAATTAATGCAAGGGTTAATTACGATAATTTCTAACATTGAAGATTTTACAATAGAAAATGCTCAAACCGAAATTAAAGGATGGATAACATCAAAAGAAATTGGTTTTGGAAAAGTAATGCAACCGCTTCGTTTAAGTTTAGTAGGTAAATTAGCAGGTCCTGATTTATTTGATATTATGACAATGATAGGTAAAGAAAATACTTTACAGCGAATTAAAAATGCAGTAGAAAAATTGTCTTAA
- a CDS encoding tellurite resistance TerB family protein — MSISDLYSTGKHKQELGHFASVVKIAKTDGIISEGEQKLLDRTASRLNIDETEYTNVLKNPEKYPVNPPASYDERIERLYRLTKMVFADGQIDQKEVSLMQKIAVALQFPTDNVEKVCNEAIHLVNNDNDLDDFTAAIKKVNAI, encoded by the coding sequence ATGTCAATATCAGATTTATATTCTACTGGAAAACACAAACAAGAACTAGGACACTTTGCAAGTGTTGTAAAAATTGCAAAAACTGATGGAATTATTTCAGAAGGAGAACAAAAGTTATTAGATAGAACAGCTAGTAGATTAAACATTGATGAAACAGAATATACTAATGTTTTAAAAAATCCTGAAAAATACCCTGTAAATCCTCCTGCAAGTTATGATGAGCGTATTGAGCGTTTATATCGTTTAACTAAAATGGTTTTTGCAGACGGACAAATAGATCAGAAAGAAGTATCGCTTATGCAAAAAATTGCTGTTGCTTTACAGTTTCCTACAGATAATGTTGAAAAAGTTTGTAATGAAGCAATCCATTTAGTAAATAATGATAATGATTTAGATGATTTTACTGCAGCTATCAAAAAAGTAAATGCGATTTAA